A single window of Nomascus leucogenys isolate Asia chromosome 18, Asia_NLE_v1, whole genome shotgun sequence DNA harbors:
- the LOC115831229 gene encoding cuticle collagen 14-like, with amino-acid sequence MPAAATKMSRPGRPGPRGWPAASGEVGGPQSRVQWTGERGAEVQDAGRARGPRREGSVCGKEQGPWGHGVGGGGRGRLPGPPCGLQRVREAGAGLPGWEERQPLRGRVGSQAVCGKPRYP; translated from the coding sequence ATGCCAGCGGCCGCCACGAAAATGAGCAGGCCTGGCCGGCCCGGGCCCCGAGGGTGGCCGGCCGCGAGCGGAGAGGTCGGCGGTCCGCAGAGCAGGGTCCAGTGGACCGGAGAGCGGGGTGCCGAGGTTCAGGACGCAGGGCGGGCCCGGGGCCCGAGGCGGGAGGGCAGCGTCTGCGGAAAGGAGCAGGGACCATGGGGTCACGGCGTGGGAGGGGGAGGCCGCGGCAGGCTCCCCGGGCCTCCGTGCGGGCTTCAGCGAGTGCGGGAAGCCGGTGCCGGCCTTCCggggtgggaggagaggcagCCCCTGCGGGGGAGAGTAGGAAGCCAGGCAGTGTGTGGGAAACCACGCTACCCATAA
- the ZNF32 gene encoding zinc finger protein 32 isoform X1, translating to MFGFPTATLLDCHGRYAQNVAFFNVMTEAHHKYDHSEATGSSSWDIQNSFRREKLEQKSPDSKTLQEDSPGVRQRVYECQECGKSFRQKGSLTLHERIHTGQKPFECTHCGKSFRAKGNLVTHQRIHTGEKPYQCKECGKSFSQRGSLAVHERLHTGQKPYECAICQRSFRNQSNLAVHRRVHSGEKPYRCDQCGKAFSQKGSLIVHIRVHTGLKPYACTQCRKSFHTRGNCILHGKIHTGETPYLCGQCGKSFTQRGSLAVHQRSCSQRLTL from the exons ATGTTTGGATTTCCAACAGCTACCCTGCTGGACTGTCATGGAAGATATGCCCAGAATGTAGCGTTCTTCA ATGTGATGACTGAAGCCCACCACAAATATGACCACTCTGAGGCTACAGGATCCTCAAGCTGGGATATCCAAAATTCTTTCAGAAGAGAGAAGCTGGAACAAAAATCCCCAGATTCGAAGACACTACAGGAAGATTCACCTGGAGTGAGACAAAGGGTCTATGAGTGCCAGGAGTGTGGAAAATCCTTCCGGCAAAAAGGTAGTCTAACATTACATGAGAGAATCCACACTGGTCAAAAGCCTTTTGAGTGCACCCACTGTGGAAAAAGCTTCAGGGCCAAAGGCAATCTTGTTACACATCAGCGGATACACACGGGAGAGAAGCCTTATCAGTGCAAGGAGTGTGGGAAAAGCTTCAGTCAACGAGGTAGCCTCGCTGTCCATGAGAGACTCCACACTGGACAGAAACCCTATGAGTGTGCTATTTGTCAGAGAAGCTTCAGGAATCAGAGTAACCTTGCTGTTCACAGGAGAGTTCACAGTGGTGAGAAGCCCTATAGATGTGATCAGTGTGGAAAAGCCTTCAGTCAGAAAGGAAGCTTAATTGTTCACATCAGAGTCCACACGGGCCTGAAGCCCTATGCCTGTACCCAGTGCAGGAAGAGTTTCCACACCAGGGGGAATTGCATCCTGCATGGCAAAATCCACACAGGAGAGACACCCTATCTGTGCGGCCAATGTGGAAAAAGCTTCACCCAGAGAGGGAGTCTGGCCGTGCACCAGCGAAGCTGCTCACAGAGGCTCACCCTTTGA
- the ZNF32 gene encoding zinc finger protein 32 isoform X2, with the protein MTEAHHKYDHSEATGSSSWDIQNSFRREKLEQKSPDSKTLQEDSPGVRQRVYECQECGKSFRQKGSLTLHERIHTGQKPFECTHCGKSFRAKGNLVTHQRIHTGEKPYQCKECGKSFSQRGSLAVHERLHTGQKPYECAICQRSFRNQSNLAVHRRVHSGEKPYRCDQCGKAFSQKGSLIVHIRVHTGLKPYACTQCRKSFHTRGNCILHGKIHTGETPYLCGQCGKSFTQRGSLAVHQRSCSQRLTL; encoded by the coding sequence ATGACTGAAGCCCACCACAAATATGACCACTCTGAGGCTACAGGATCCTCAAGCTGGGATATCCAAAATTCTTTCAGAAGAGAGAAGCTGGAACAAAAATCCCCAGATTCGAAGACACTACAGGAAGATTCACCTGGAGTGAGACAAAGGGTCTATGAGTGCCAGGAGTGTGGAAAATCCTTCCGGCAAAAAGGTAGTCTAACATTACATGAGAGAATCCACACTGGTCAAAAGCCTTTTGAGTGCACCCACTGTGGAAAAAGCTTCAGGGCCAAAGGCAATCTTGTTACACATCAGCGGATACACACGGGAGAGAAGCCTTATCAGTGCAAGGAGTGTGGGAAAAGCTTCAGTCAACGAGGTAGCCTCGCTGTCCATGAGAGACTCCACACTGGACAGAAACCCTATGAGTGTGCTATTTGTCAGAGAAGCTTCAGGAATCAGAGTAACCTTGCTGTTCACAGGAGAGTTCACAGTGGTGAGAAGCCCTATAGATGTGATCAGTGTGGAAAAGCCTTCAGTCAGAAAGGAAGCTTAATTGTTCACATCAGAGTCCACACGGGCCTGAAGCCCTATGCCTGTACCCAGTGCAGGAAGAGTTTCCACACCAGGGGGAATTGCATCCTGCATGGCAAAATCCACACAGGAGAGACACCCTATCTGTGCGGCCAATGTGGAAAAAGCTTCACCCAGAGAGGGAGTCTGGCCGTGCACCAGCGAAGCTGCTCACAGAGGCTCACCCTTTGA